A single region of the Lycium barbarum isolate Lr01 chromosome 2, ASM1917538v2, whole genome shotgun sequence genome encodes:
- the LOC132628612 gene encoding uncharacterized protein LOC132628612: MDVIRTIEPLASNRHRFCLVAIDYSTKWIEATSHKSVTKKVVAKFVKSNLICRFGVPKSVITNNGANLNSYLMKDICEQFKITHRNSSVYWLQMNKAVETANKNIKRILRKMIDNYQNWHKKLPYALLEYRTMTRTSTGATPYLFVYGTKAVIPAEMEIPSLRIIQEAELQDAEWVKNRSEQLTMREEKRMVEVCHEQLYRQRTS; the protein is encoded by the coding sequence ATGGACGTCATACGAACCATTGAGCCCTTGGCCTCCAACAGACACCGCTTTTGTTTGGTCGCCATTGACTACTCTACCAAATGGATAGAAGCCACTTCCCACAagtcagtgaccaagaaagttGTGGCCAAGTTTGTCAAGAGCAATTTGATATGCCGCTTTGGCGTACCAAAATCCGTCATCACGAATAATGGTGCCAATTTAAATAGTTATTTGATGAAAGACATTTGCGAACAATTCAAGATAACACACAGAAACTCTTCTGTCTACTGGCTACAGATGAATAAAGCCGTAGAGactgccaacaaaaacatcaagagaatcctGAGAAAGATGATCGACAACTATCAGAATTGGCATAAAAAGCTGCCTTATGCCCTGTTGGAGTACCGAACGATGACCCGCACTTCCACCGGGGCAACTCCATACCTCTTTGTCTACGGTACAAAAGCGGTCATACCTGCAGAAATGGAGATCCCCTCGCTCcggatcatccaagaggcagagctGCAAGATGCAGAGTGGGTTAAAAATCGTTCTGAGCAGCTGACTATGAGAGAAGAGAAGAGGATGGTGGAAGTTTGTCACGAACAGCTATATAGACAAAGGACATCTTGA